The Mercurialis annua linkage group LG2, ddMerAnnu1.2, whole genome shotgun sequence genome contains a region encoding:
- the LOC130014447 gene encoding RNA-binding KH domain-containing protein PEPPER: protein MTTVMSVPPETDAAVKIEEAEETTTTTPEVKWPGWPGYNVFRLIVPVVKVGSIIGRKGELIKKMCDESRARIRVLQGPPSIADRVVLITGKEEPEAAQSPAMDAVIRVFKRVSGLSAGEGDSVTSAVAGAAFCSISLLVASSQAINLIGKQGSTIKSIQESSRATVRVLSEEEAPSYAASDERVVEIHGEALNVLKALEGVIGQLRKFLVDHTIIPLFEKNSNAVASQDRSADVRADKIYPSLPSLHSAPASQVGIGSEYSLSLKRDPSMYDPESHLDPKISQSGLSLYGHDSSLSGLRSTVLGRTAAPIVTQMTQTMQVPLSYAEDIIGVGGSNIAYIRHTSRAILTIQESRTPDEITVEIKGTTSQVQMAQQLIQDFINSQKEQTAGSIYGKVDTGYSSYSQAAETTYPSSSFGSHLGGYGSSSFGGYGSPGVGGYSSYRF, encoded by the exons ATGACGACCGTCATGTCTGTGCCACCAGAAACCGATGCGGCGGTAAAGATAGAAGAAGCGGAggaaacaacaacaacaacaccgGAGGTAAAGTGGCCAGGATGGCCGGGATACAACGTGTTCCGGCTGATTGTTCCGGTCGTCAAAGTCGGAAGTATAATTGGCCGTAAAGGAGAACTCATTAAAAAAATGTGCGACGAATCTCGCGCCCGGATACGCGTCCTTCAAGGCCCTCCGTCCATCGCCGATCGCGTT GTTTTGATAACTGGAAAAGAAGAGCCGGAAGCAGCTCAATCTCCTGCCATGGATGCAGTGATAAGAGTGTTCAAACGTGTCAGCGGTTTATCTGCCGGTGAAGGTGATAGTGTTACTTCAGCTGTTGCTGGTGCTGCATTTTGCTCCATCAGTTTATTAGTTGCGTCGTCGCAAGCGATAAACTTAATTGGCAAGCAGGGATCTACAATCAAATCGATCCAGGAAAGCTCCCGTGCCACTGTCCGTGTTTTATCAGAAG AGGAAGCGCCTTCGTATGCTGCTTCAGACGAGAGAGTTGTTGAGATACATGGTGAAgctttaaatgttttaaaagcaTTAGAAGGGGTTATAGGCCAGCTGAGGAAGTTTTTGGTTGACCATACGATCATTCCTTTGTTTGAGAAAAAT TCCAATGCAGTAGCCTCTCAGGACCGCTCAGCTGATGTTAGAGCTGATAAAATTTATCCCTCACTCCCTTCCCTCCATTCAGCTCCTGCATCTCAGGTTGGAATTGGTTCTGAATACTCTCTGTCCTTGAAGCGAGATCCTTCAATGTATGATCCTGAATCACATCTTGACCCAAAAATCTCGCAATCAGGACTTTCACTTTATGGGCACGATTCTTCACTTAGCGGATTACGTTCAACAGTGCTTGGTCGCACAGCTGCTCCTATAGTTACTCAG ATGACACAAACTATGCAAGTACCTCTCTCGTATGCTGAGGACATCATTGGAGTTGGTGGATCAAATATTGCATACATTCGTCATACTAGCAGAGCAATTCTTACGATACAGGAGAGTAGAACACCTGATGAGATCACCGTGGAAATCAAAGGCACCACGTCTCAGGTTCAGATGGCACAACAACTCATTCAG GACTTCATTAATAGCCAGAAGGAGCAGACTGCTGGCAGTATTTATGGGAAAGTGGATACAGGATATAGTTCATATTCACAAGCAGCGGAGACCACCTACCCTTCATCTTCTTTTGGATCACATCTAGGAGGATATGGATCATCAAGCTTTGGCGGGTATGGATCCCCCGGAGTAGGAGGTTATAGCAGTTACAGGTTTTGA